The Verrucomicrobiaceae bacterium DNA window AGGCGAGCAGTTCGTCTTTATGAGCGCCGCCGGGATGTGTGAGGATGAGAGAAAGCATGGAGGAAAAGAAGGGCGAAGAGAGAGCCCGTGGTCCTAACCTGAACGGCTCCTCACGTCATCCTCATTTATGCCGCAGAGAGCGTTGCGCATCCCTCACGAGCCGCTCCAAGCCGAGGATGATTGGCTTGCTTTCGATCAGCCTATCTGCTTCGGCCGTGTTTTAAAAACCATCCAGAGATACCGATGACGCGCCAGCAGGGTATGCCAAGCGTCCCGCTCATCTCGCGGAGCGAGATGGCCACTTTGCTTCGCCGGATCGCAGCCGGTGGGTTTTCAAAGACGAGCTATGTTCAGAGTCAGTCGTCCCATCGACTTCCTGGTGGATTTGAGGCAATAAAATGGAACTTCGTCCCACCCGCTTATTTCGAAGCACCCGCCATGACCTCCCCTCTCGCCTTGTTGAAAGCTGCCGTGCTGCTGCTGGCGCTGGTTTGCTTGCCTGTGGCGTTTGTTTTGGGGTTTTGCTTGATCACATGGATTGGGGTGGCGCTGGGTTTGGCGGTGGGGATGATCGGCTGCGGGCCGCTGCTTTGGTGCATTGGGGATGAGCGATGCTCCACGAGGCAGGTCTGGCTCGGAAAAGGGCTGCTAGGGCTCGGTTTAGTGATGGGTGCGGGTTTGGTGATGCAGGCACCGGATGGTCACACGCCGGAAACTGCACGTATGCATTCGCGCTACGCGGATGGCGGGTGGCATTATTTGCGATTCGGCTTCGCCAACGTGTTGCCAGAGATCGACCAGATTCATTTGGGCTACGCGGCAGCGATGAAATTCGATGGGTTCTTTACGCGGGAGCAGAAGCTGGAACTCGCGACGATGACCGACGCGATCTACTCTGAGATGGAGCGAGATGCGGAGTTTTCGGCCTGCGGCTCGGCCTTGGGCGCGATTTATGACGAGGTGACCTTCTCTGAGTTTCGTCACGGGCACTATTTTCACTACATCCCGCCTCAACTCGACCGCGCCAAGCCCGCGCCAGCGCTTGTCTTTCTGCATGGTAGCGGCGGGAACTTCAAAGCCTACATCTGGCTCCTGTCCAAAGTGGCTGATCAAACCGGCAGCACCGTCATCGCGCCCACCTTTGGCCTCGGGAACTGGGAAAAGCGCGGGGCGTATGAGGCGATCACCGCCGCCATACGAGATGCAGACAAACACGCGGCCATCGATCCCGCGAGTATCCATCTCATGGGCCTCTCGAATGGCGGAAAAGGCGTCTGCCTCGCCGAATCCGCCCGCGGGCCGCGATTCGCCTCGATCATCCTCCTCAGCGCTGTTTTGCACGCTCAGATCCAACCGGCCTTATTGGCAAAACGCCTGGCAAATCGCCCCGCGCTCATCCTTTCCGGACGAAACGACGTGCGCGTGCCGTGGAGCTATGTAGATGACTACGCCGTGAAGCTCGAAAAAGGCGGAATGCAGGTCACAAAACGTGCTTTTGACGGTCAGGACCACTTTCTCTTCTTCCGCCGCCAGAATGAGATTTTCGATGAAATTCAGCGGTGGATGA harbors:
- a CDS encoding alpha/beta fold hydrolase; this translates as MTSPLALLKAAVLLLALVCLPVAFVLGFCLITWIGVALGLAVGMIGCGPLLWCIGDERCSTRQVWLGKGLLGLGLVMGAGLVMQAPDGHTPETARMHSRYADGGWHYLRFGFANVLPEIDQIHLGYAAAMKFDGFFTREQKLELATMTDAIYSEMERDAEFSACGSALGAIYDEVTFSEFRHGHYFHYIPPQLDRAKPAPALVFLHGSGGNFKAYIWLLSKVADQTGSTVIAPTFGLGNWEKRGAYEAITAAIRDADKHAAIDPASIHLMGLSNGGKGVCLAESARGPRFASIILLSAVLHAQIQPALLAKRLANRPALILSGRNDVRVPWSYVDDYAVKLEKGGMQVTKRAFDGQDHFLFFRRQNEIFDEIQRWMKR